In Deltaproteobacteria bacterium, the following proteins share a genomic window:
- the recG gene encoding ATP-dependent DNA helicase RecG — protein sequence MESFVKKVCDTALSSQAHKDNLNKATELKNIFEGFDRLGVEDKKDRIAKAHEIVKRILNEGAEVHDRQKHETAKDILYHLPNIREIENNLKKLSTQIEYVKGVGPKVGEWFRKKRVDTIFDLLYFLPFRYEDRRNIKKISQLLPGSKDVAAGEIMVLGEVFYGRKRIFEIVISDGSAILKLKWFNYSLNAMKRRYKAGQRIIAFGSVGAFNNQKEIVHPDIEIADEGEGFDSINFNSIVPVYSSVGNLHQKTVRKIMRNAVNEYAGLMIGGLPDSIKKRYALMELSSAIRQCHMPAGLECMDSKDFLARKSLVFDELFFLELGLAIKKRDIIREGGISFNTDSARSQKLKRLIPYKLTTAQERVISEIKNDMSSIYPMNRLIQGDVGSGKTIVAFISVLIAIDNGYQAAFMSPTEILAEQHYLNIHKFASEVDINTCLLTSSVSKSERKELISQIKDGKINLVIGTHALIQDDVEFKKLGIAVIDEQHKFGVIQRAMLKRKGAGGLSPDMVVMTATPIPRTLTMTVFGDLDVSIIDELPSGRKPVDTMVFREKDRERIYRVLRDELNKGRQVYIVYPLIEEKEELGLRDATSMAGHLKKDVFPDFRIGLLHGKLHVREKEDIMKSFKDKDIDILVSTTVIEVGIDIPNATVMLIEHAERFGLSQLHQLRGRVGRGGHKSFCLLLAYKIGSVDTYKRLKIMEGTNDGFRIAEEDLKIRGPGDFLGTRQSGIPDFRVSDLLHDAALLKNARDEAFNLVKEDPDLIRQENRILKVILKNRWQERFELATIG from the coding sequence GGCAGAGGTTCATGACAGACAAAAACATGAAACTGCCAAAGATATTTTATATCATCTTCCAAATATAAGAGAGATTGAAAATAACTTAAAAAAACTATCTACGCAGATTGAATATGTAAAAGGTGTTGGACCTAAGGTTGGAGAATGGTTTAGAAAAAAAAGGGTTGATACAATTTTTGATTTGCTTTACTTTCTCCCGTTTCGCTATGAAGATAGACGCAATATAAAAAAGATTTCTCAACTTCTGCCGGGTTCAAAAGATGTGGCAGCAGGTGAAATAATGGTGCTGGGGGAGGTCTTTTACGGAAGGAAAAGGATATTTGAGATTGTTATCAGCGATGGCTCCGCTATCTTGAAACTCAAATGGTTTAATTACAGTTTGAATGCAATGAAAAGGCGGTATAAGGCAGGGCAGAGGATTATAGCCTTTGGCAGTGTAGGGGCATTTAATAACCAGAAAGAGATTGTCCATCCTGATATAGAGATAGCGGATGAAGGAGAAGGGTTTGATTCAATTAATTTTAATTCCATTGTGCCTGTATATTCAAGTGTGGGCAATCTCCATCAGAAGACTGTCAGAAAGATTATGAGGAATGCAGTTAATGAATATGCCGGACTTATGATTGGAGGACTTCCCGACAGTATCAAAAAAAGGTATGCCCTTATGGAACTCAGCAGTGCAATAAGGCAGTGCCATATGCCTGCAGGTTTAGAGTGCATGGACTCAAAGGATTTTCTGGCAAGAAAGAGCCTTGTCTTTGACGAACTGTTTTTCCTTGAACTCGGGCTTGCCATAAAAAAAAGGGATATTATAAGAGAGGGTGGTATTTCATTTAACACAGACTCTGCCCGTAGTCAGAAACTTAAAAGACTCATTCCATACAAATTAACCACTGCACAGGAAAGGGTTATATCTGAAATCAAAAATGATATGTCATCTATCTATCCTATGAATCGCCTGATACAGGGGGATGTTGGCTCAGGCAAGACCATAGTTGCATTCATCTCGGTTTTAATAGCAATAGATAATGGGTATCAGGCAGCATTTATGTCGCCAACAGAAATCCTTGCAGAACAGCATTATCTGAATATCCATAAATTTGCCAGTGAGGTTGACATAAATACATGCCTTTTGACAAGCAGTGTCTCAAAATCTGAAAGAAAGGAACTTATTTCTCAAATAAAAGATGGGAAGATAAATCTGGTCATCGGCACCCATGCACTGATACAGGATGATGTTGAATTTAAAAAACTCGGCATTGCTGTAATAGATGAACAGCATAAGTTCGGGGTTATTCAAAGGGCAATGCTGAAAAGAAAAGGCGCAGGGGGGTTATCACCTGATATGGTAGTAATGACTGCCACGCCTATACCAAGAACCCTTACCATGACTGTTTTCGGAGACCTTGATGTCTCTATCATTGATGAACTTCCTTCAGGGAGGAAGCCTGTGGATACAATGGTTTTTAGGGAAAAAGACAGGGAACGGATTTACAGGGTTTTAAGGGATGAACTTAATAAAGGCAGGCAGGTTTATATTGTATATCCGCTCATAGAAGAAAAAGAGGAATTGGGGCTTAGAGATGCAACGAGTATGGCAGGGCATTTAAAGAAGGATGTATTTCCTGATTTCAGGATAGGACTTCTCCACGGAAAACTGCATGTCAGAGAGAAGGAGGATATAATGAAGTCATTCAAGGATAAAGATATAGATATCCTTGTATCCACAACTGTTATAGAGGTTGGCATTGATATTCCCAATGCAACTGTTATGCTGATTGAACATGCAGAAAGGTTTGGATTATCACAACTGCATCAATTGCGCGGCAGGGTTGGAAGAGGGGGACATAAGTCATTTTGTCTGCTCCTTGCATACAAGATCGGCTCTGTTGATACATACAAAAGATTAAAGATTATGGAGGGAACAAACGACGGCTTTAGGATTGCAGAAGAAGATTTAAAGATACGGGGACCAGGTGATTTTCTTGGGACAAGGCAGTCAGGTATCCCTGACTTCAGGGTATCTGATTTACTGCATGATGCAGCCTTGCTAAAAAATGCAAGGGATGAGGCATTTAATCTGGTTAAGGAAGACCCTGACTTAATCAGGCAGGAAAATAGAATCTTAAAGGTGATATTGAAAAATAGATGGCAGGAAAGGTTTGAACTGGCAACTATAGGGTAA